The Corynebacterium tuberculostearicum genome window below encodes:
- a CDS encoding ABC transporter permease, with the protein MFLAIREITTARGRFALIGGTVALITLLLVMLSGLTEGLSKQNTSALESLEKEYPYISFSTEDPSFSESEMHAGDVASDGIPFGAAQTKLEGHGGVAVLSLPAGTQVPGSDKTIPEQGVLLPESIDAAGTVTLGGADFSVEGTVPETMYSHSEVVWASTESWQQISHAPQDVIGTAALYKYEVPGSVKVSTSFSGLAAYQSERGSLLTMQGFLYGISALVTVAFLTVWTIQRTRDLSILRALGATVRYLLRDALAQAAIILAAGTIAGAVVGWVLGALASGTVPFDVSLRTIAVPAVGIWALGMAGALIATRRVAKANPLDALGGNA; encoded by the coding sequence ATGTTCCTAGCAATCAGAGAAATCACCACAGCGCGCGGCCGCTTCGCGCTCATCGGCGGCACGGTTGCGCTCATTACCCTTCTGCTCGTGATGCTCTCCGGCCTCACGGAGGGCCTGTCCAAGCAAAATACTTCCGCGTTGGAGTCCCTGGAAAAGGAATACCCATATATTTCCTTTTCCACTGAGGACCCTTCCTTTAGCGAATCCGAGATGCACGCCGGCGATGTCGCCAGCGATGGCATTCCCTTCGGTGCGGCCCAGACCAAGCTGGAGGGCCACGGCGGCGTTGCTGTCCTCAGCCTGCCGGCCGGCACTCAGGTTCCGGGTAGCGATAAGACCATCCCGGAGCAGGGTGTGCTCCTGCCAGAGTCCATCGACGCGGCCGGTACCGTCACCCTAGGCGGCGCCGACTTTTCGGTGGAGGGCACCGTCCCAGAGACCATGTACTCCCACTCCGAGGTGGTGTGGGCTTCCACCGAGTCCTGGCAGCAGATTAGCCACGCTCCGCAAGACGTTATCGGCACCGCAGCGCTGTATAAGTACGAGGTTCCAGGCTCCGTGAAGGTGTCCACGTCCTTTTCCGGCCTAGCGGCCTATCAGTCTGAGCGCGGCTCGCTGCTTACCATGCAGGGCTTCTTGTACGGCATCTCCGCGCTGGTCACCGTCGCTTTCTTGACCGTATGGACCATCCAGCGCACCCGCGACCTGTCCATCCTGCGCGCGCTCGGCGCCACCGTGCGCTATCTCCTGCGCGATGCCCTGGCGCAAGCGGCCATCATTTTGGCCGCCGGCACCATTGCGGGTGCCGTCGTTGGGTGGGTGCTCGGCGCGCTTGCTTCCGGCACCGTGCCCTTCGATGTTTCCCTGCGCACCATCGCCGTTCCCGCGGTTGGCATCTGGGCCCTCGGCATGGCCGGCGCCCTTATTGCTACCCGCCGCGTAGCTAAAGCCAACCCACTCGATGCCCTTGGAGGAAATGCTTAA